From the Drechmeria coniospora strain ARSEF 6962 chromosome 02, whole genome shotgun sequence genome, the window GAACCGACAAAAGTGCGACATTGCCGTCAATTGGGCCGGCGGTCTGCACCACGCCAAGAAGTGCGAGGCTAGTGGCTTCTGCTATGTCAACGGTACGTCTCGTCGCGAGCGcgtccgccgcctccctAACAGGGTTCAGACATTGTTCTCGGTATCCTGGAGCTTCTCCGATTCATGAAGCGCGTCCTCTACATCGACATAGACGTCCATCacggcgacggtgtcgaggaAGCCTTCTACACCACCGACCGCGTCATGACCGTCTCGTTTCACAAGTACGGCGAGTACTTCCCAGGCACCGGCGAGCTTCGGgacatcggcatcggccaggGCAAGAATTATTCCGTCAACTTCCCCCTGCGCGACGGCATCACGGACGATTCCTACAAATCCATCTTCGAGCCCGTCATCGAGAACGTCATGAAGTACTACCAacccgaggccgtcgtcctgcaGTGCGGAGGAGACAGTCTGTCAGGCGACCGACTGGGCTGCTTCAACCTCAGCATGGACGGCCACGCCAACTGTGTCAACTTCGTCAAGAGCTTCGGCTTGCCCACCCTCgttctcggcggcggcgggtacACGATGAGGAACGTGGCCCGCACCTGGGCCTTTGAGACCGGAGTCCTCGTCGGACAAGACATGGAGCGAACTCTGCCGTACAACGAATACTACGAGGTACGTCTCGCGTCCCGGCTCGCTGTCGTCCTGCGCATGGCTGACGATTGGCTCAGTACTACGCGCCCGATTTCGAACTGAATGTCCGTTCGTCCAACATGGAAAACTCCAACAGCAGGGAATATCTCGAGAAGATCACGGCAGCGGTCATCGACAACCTGCGCCAGACGGGACCGGCGCCCTCCGTGCAGATGCAGGACGTGCCCCGGAAGCCGTTTGGCGgcatgacggacgaggaggaggccgagctcgacgacctcgacgaagacgagaaCAAGGACGTTCGCATGACGGAGCATCGCTGGGACAAGAACGTCGAGAACGGGGCCGAATTCGAACCcagcgatgatgacgagatGGCCGCTGCCAACGGGGCTACCCGTCCGACGGCCAACAAGCGGACATTTACCGATTTCCACAAGGAGGCCGACACCGACATCGACAGCGGCGAGGTGACGCCGAAAATCCGCAAGAGCGAGGAGTCCAcgaaggagcaggaggacgaTTCGCACGACATAAACGACGACACCATCGAGGATGTCGCCGCTACGGAtgaggccgagaaggaggccgagaaggaAACCGAGAAGGAGGTCGAGAAGGAGGtcgagaaggaggccgagaaggagcCGGCAAAAGCAGAGGAGGCAAAGGAGGCCGAGAACCCAAAggtcgatgacgatggcgacgtgGGAATGACCGATTCGGCCCCTGCCGAGGAAGCGACCATTAAAGAGGAGGAGATCGAGCCGGAGCCAACGCCGGAAGCCAAAGCCGAGCCGGCAACAAAGGAGACGACCGAGGAAGAGCCTGCCAAGGTGGAgaagccggccgaggtggagagTGCCGAGACGGCAGAAGCAACGAGGCCGGAGGAATCGGAGCCTCAACAGTCGATTGAGACGGAAGCGAAAGCGAACGACCCTCCGCCCACCGACGCGATGGAGATTGACGAGGATAAAGAAACGacggacaaggacaaggtgGGCAAAGAGCCCAGCCCAGCCAGCTAAGTGGTCCAGTTCGTTTGAACTTTGTCCAGTGTCCAGCCGAGACATTTTTTCGCCCTGATTCCAAGTCTTGTACTCATTACATGCGCAAGGACCAGGTGGTGTTTGGCGTACGGCATAGCGAGTTGATATCAGTGGATCTGATCGGACGGTGGCACTACACAGAGCCGTCCTTTCGGCCTACGGTGGGATTGGGTGTTGCTTTCATCGTGTACATGTGTTTTATATCCTTTTGCTTGCTtgtttcttttttttttttaagATTTTTCTTAGAAAAGATAGAGTATGAAACAACTCGCAATCTCGAAGAAGTTAGGTCCTTCTTCGGCATACCTGGCCTAGGTATGCAATTGATAATCTTGTCCGTGGTCCGGAGGACAGATTGAACGTGCTCAGATTGAACGTGCTAGCAGTGAACCAGAACTTGTAGCTTGATGCATGCAGACACTGGGCAAAGTATGACTCCTGCTGCCTGCGccgacaagtacttactcatacgaattatactgtacagtatggagtaagtacttgtacggtagttgtaagtacttgcagtatactGTGCTCCATTAAA encodes:
- a CDS encoding histone deacetylase RpdA/Rpd3; protein product: MTESTATGLGSIALNGTSPKKVAYFYDSDIGNYAYVTGHPMKPHRIRLAHSLIMQYNLYQKMEIYRAKPATRGEMTQFHTDDYIDFLQKVTPDNMDSYMREQGKYNVGDDCPVFDGLFEFCGISAGGSMEGAARLNRQKCDIAVNWAGGLHHAKKCEASGFCYVNDIVLGILELLRFMKRVLYIDIDVHHGDGVEEAFYTTDRVMTVSFHKYGEYFPGTGELRDIGIGQGKNYSVNFPLRDGITDDSYKSIFEPVIENVMKYYQPEAVVLQCGGDSLSGDRLGCFNLSMDGHANCVNFVKSFGLPTLVLGGGGYTMRNVARTWAFETGVLVGQDMERTLPYNEYYEYYAPDFELNVRSSNMENSNSREYLEKITAAVIDNLRQTGPAPSVQMQDVPRKPFGGMTDEEEAELDDLDEDENKDVRMTEHRWDKNVENGAEFEPSDDDEMAAANGATRPTANKRTFTDFHKEADTDIDSGEVTPKIRKSEESTKEQEDDSHDINDDTIEDVAATDEAEKEAEKETEKEVEKEVEKEAEKEPAKAEEAKEAENPKVDDDGDVGMTDSAPAEEATIKEEEIEPEPTPEAKAEPATKETTEEEPAKVEKPAEVESAETAEATRPEESEPQQSIETEAKANDPPPTDAMEIDEDKETTDKDKVGKEPSPAS